From the Caballeronia sp. NK8 genome, one window contains:
- a CDS encoding LysR substrate-binding domain-containing protein, which translates to MSQQREAIDTYLLRVLHTLLMERSVTRAAVKLNQSQPAISAALRRLRDITGDPLLVRGKSGMVPTEYGLRLLEPTQNALREIERIKVQQHNFDPSTSVRCYRIGCPDYLNVLFVPTVVERFRLAAPNATLEFHSLGPAFDYELALEDGKLDIVVGNWPEPPEQLHLSNLFVDKIVCLVSNQHPFAKRGGLTLDQYLNAPHLAPTPYSVGQRGAIDVHLARERLKRHVVVTLPYFNLAPYVLIKSDLVFTTTRLFADHYARFLPLAVVPAPLDFPPMQYYQLWHERCHYSDEVRWLRGLVGEATRSLIDQP; encoded by the coding sequence ATGAGTCAGCAACGCGAGGCGATCGATACGTATTTATTGCGCGTCTTGCATACCCTCCTGATGGAACGCAGCGTGACCCGCGCGGCCGTCAAACTCAATCAGTCCCAACCCGCCATCAGCGCAGCGTTACGCCGGCTGCGCGACATCACCGGCGACCCGCTCCTCGTGCGCGGCAAGTCCGGCATGGTGCCGACCGAATACGGACTGCGCCTGCTCGAGCCCACGCAGAACGCGCTGCGCGAGATCGAACGCATCAAGGTCCAGCAGCACAACTTCGATCCTTCGACTTCCGTGCGGTGCTATCGCATCGGCTGTCCCGACTATCTGAACGTGCTGTTCGTGCCGACCGTCGTCGAACGCTTTCGTCTGGCCGCGCCGAATGCGACGCTCGAGTTTCATTCGCTTGGGCCTGCGTTCGACTACGAACTCGCGCTCGAGGATGGCAAGCTCGATATCGTCGTCGGCAACTGGCCGGAGCCGCCCGAGCAGTTGCACCTCTCGAACCTGTTCGTCGACAAGATCGTGTGTCTCGTCAGCAATCAGCATCCGTTCGCCAAGCGCGGCGGGCTCACGCTCGATCAGTACCTGAACGCGCCGCATCTCGCGCCGACGCCCTATTCCGTCGGCCAGCGCGGCGCGATCGACGTGCATCTGGCGCGCGAGCGTCTGAAGCGTCATGTCGTCGTCACGCTGCCGTACTTCAATCTCGCGCCTTACGTGCTGATCAAGTCGGATCTGGTCTTCACGACGACGCGGCTCTTCGCCGATCACTACGCGCGGTTTCTGCCGCTCGCGGTCGTGCCCGCGCCGCTCGATTTCCCGCCGATGCAGTATTACCAGCTCTGGCACGAGCGCTGTCATTACTCCGATGAAGTCCGCTGGCTGCGCGGGCTCGTCGGCGAAGCGACGCGGTCGCTGATCGATCAGCCGTGA
- a CDS encoding ABC transporter ATP-binding protein, which translates to MGDAISKSTTPPRLALSGISKQYPSVKANDGVNLVVMPGEIHAVLGENGAGKSTLMKIIYGAVRPDEGEIRWQGEAVEIGSPAAARKLGIGMVFQHFSLFETLTVAENIALALDEKFDMKALGKRIREVSKDYGLDVDPQRHVHSLTVGERQRVEIVRCLLQNPRLLIMDEPTSVLTPQAVQKLFKVLRRLASEGCSILYISHKLDEIQSLCENATVMRGGRVTGNVDPRKETQASLAQLMVGHSLPDYTRREHNPGDVRLAVKNLSVASPDPFGTSLENVSFAVHAGEIFGIAGVSGNGQAELLAALSGEIRDRHVATDAVSICGKPAARLTAGGRRRLGFAFVPEERLGRGAVPAMSLADNGLLTAHRENMVRGGWIRAATVKAFAQRCIESFDVRCGGSDALAQSLSGGNLQKFIVGREILQEPKVLVVAQPTWGVDVGAAGFIRQQLLDLSARGVAILVISEELEELFDICDRLAVIARGKLSPVRKTSETNAEEVGLFMAGLFEGKPATAAEPDSLLKH; encoded by the coding sequence ATGGGCGACGCCATTTCCAAGTCGACCACGCCACCGCGCCTGGCGTTGTCGGGTATCAGCAAACAATATCCGTCCGTCAAGGCCAATGACGGCGTGAATCTCGTCGTCATGCCGGGCGAAATCCACGCCGTGCTCGGCGAGAACGGGGCGGGCAAGTCCACGCTGATGAAGATCATCTACGGCGCGGTGCGCCCGGATGAAGGCGAGATCCGCTGGCAGGGCGAGGCGGTGGAGATCGGCAGCCCGGCCGCCGCGCGCAAGCTCGGCATCGGCATGGTGTTCCAGCACTTTTCCCTCTTCGAGACGCTGACGGTCGCCGAGAACATCGCGCTCGCGCTCGACGAGAAGTTCGACATGAAAGCCTTGGGCAAGCGCATCCGCGAAGTGTCGAAGGACTATGGCCTCGATGTCGATCCGCAGCGTCATGTGCACAGTCTGACCGTGGGCGAGCGGCAGCGCGTGGAAATCGTGCGCTGTCTGCTGCAGAATCCGCGTCTGCTCATCATGGACGAACCGACTTCGGTGCTCACGCCGCAAGCGGTCCAGAAACTCTTCAAGGTGTTGCGCCGGCTCGCGTCCGAAGGCTGCAGCATTCTCTACATCAGCCACAAGCTCGACGAAATCCAGTCGCTCTGCGAAAACGCCACCGTGATGCGCGGCGGCCGCGTGACCGGCAACGTCGATCCGCGCAAGGAAACGCAGGCGTCGCTCGCGCAACTGATGGTTGGCCATTCGCTGCCCGATTACACGCGGCGCGAGCACAATCCGGGCGACGTGCGGCTCGCGGTGAAGAATCTGTCCGTGGCGAGTCCGGATCCGTTCGGCACGTCGCTGGAGAACGTGTCATTCGCGGTGCACGCGGGCGAGATCTTCGGCATCGCGGGCGTTTCGGGGAACGGGCAGGCCGAACTGCTCGCGGCGCTGTCGGGCGAGATTCGCGACCGGCACGTCGCGACGGATGCCGTATCGATCTGCGGCAAGCCCGCCGCGCGACTGACGGCGGGCGGACGGCGCAGGCTCGGTTTCGCGTTCGTGCCTGAAGAACGCCTCGGGCGCGGCGCGGTTCCCGCGATGTCGCTCGCCGACAACGGCCTGCTCACCGCGCATCGCGAGAACATGGTGCGCGGCGGCTGGATCAGGGCGGCCACGGTGAAGGCGTTCGCCCAACGCTGCATCGAATCGTTCGACGTGCGCTGCGGCGGCAGCGACGCGCTCGCGCAAAGCCTCTCGGGAGGCAATTTGCAGAAGTTCATCGTCGGGCGCGAGATTCTTCAGGAGCCGAAGGTGCTCGTGGTCGCTCAGCCGACCTGGGGCGTCGATGTCGGCGCGGCGGGCTTCATCCGCCAGCAACTGCTCGATCTGTCGGCGCGCGGCGTCGCGATCCTCGTGATTTCCGAAGAGCTGGAAGAACTGTTCGATATCTGCGACCGGCTCGCCGTGATCGCGCGCGGCAAGCTCTCGCCGGTGCGCAAGACGAGTGAAACCAACGCGGAGGAAGTCGGCCTCTTCATGGCCGGCCTTTTCGAAGGCAAGCCTGCGACCGCTGCCGAACCCGACTCTCTCTTGAAGCACTAA
- a CDS encoding ABC transporter permease, which translates to MIFPYRLEARPTPSRVMQLAVPVVAAVATLIIGFLIFSLVGQDPLRAMHAFFIDPLASVNGWSELVLKASPLCLIGLGLAVGYRANVWNIGAEGQMLLGGIVAGGIAIHAGDASGWWTLPLMMLGGIVGGMLWAAIPALLKSRFNTNEILTSLMLTYVATQLLIYLVSGPWRDPEGMNFPISAMFGDDALFPRLYGDWHWSWLKGTRINASVFLTAIAIPCVWLFMRKSFAGFRMNVGGLAPLAARYAGFSDKKTIWTSLLLSGGLAGLAGMGEVAGPIGQLQAGWSPGYGFTAIIVVFVGRLHPVGIVLASLLMALLYLGGEAVQTSLQLPQALAGVFQGLLLFCLLGCDLFVNYRIKRRTPAHHAA; encoded by the coding sequence ATGATCTTTCCCTATCGACTCGAAGCGCGCCCGACGCCCTCGCGCGTCATGCAGCTCGCGGTGCCGGTGGTCGCCGCCGTCGCGACGCTCATCATCGGCTTTCTGATTTTCAGCCTCGTCGGGCAGGACCCGCTGCGCGCGATGCACGCGTTCTTCATCGATCCGCTTGCGAGCGTCAACGGCTGGTCAGAACTCGTGCTGAAAGCGTCGCCGCTGTGCCTGATCGGGCTCGGGCTCGCGGTCGGCTATCGCGCGAACGTGTGGAACATCGGCGCGGAAGGGCAGATGCTGCTCGGCGGCATCGTCGCGGGCGGCATCGCGATTCATGCCGGCGATGCGTCCGGCTGGTGGACGCTGCCGTTGATGATGCTCGGCGGCATCGTCGGCGGCATGCTGTGGGCGGCGATTCCCGCGCTGCTCAAGAGCCGCTTCAACACCAACGAAATCCTGACGAGCCTGATGCTCACCTACGTCGCGACGCAGTTGCTCATCTACCTCGTGAGCGGCCCGTGGCGCGACCCCGAAGGCATGAACTTCCCGATCTCGGCGATGTTCGGCGACGACGCGCTGTTCCCGCGCCTCTACGGCGACTGGCACTGGAGCTGGCTCAAGGGCACGCGCATCAACGCGTCGGTGTTTCTGACGGCGATCGCGATTCCCTGCGTGTGGCTCTTCATGCGCAAGAGCTTCGCGGGCTTCCGGATGAACGTCGGCGGTCTCGCGCCGCTCGCCGCGCGCTACGCCGGCTTCTCCGACAAGAAGACGATCTGGACCTCGCTGCTGCTCTCCGGCGGCCTCGCGGGGCTGGCCGGCATGGGCGAAGTGGCCGGTCCCATTGGACAGTTGCAGGCGGGCTGGTCGCCGGGCTACGGCTTCACCGCGATCATCGTCGTGTTCGTGGGGCGGCTGCATCCGGTGGGCATCGTGCTCGCCAGTCTGCTGATGGCGCTGCTGTATCTCGGCGGCGAAGCGGTGCAGACCTCGCTGCAACTGCCGCAGGCGCTCGCGGGCGTGTTTCAGGGCTTGCTGCTCTTCTGCCTGCTCGGCTGCGATCTCTTCGTGAATTACCGCATCAAGCGCAGGACGCCCGCGCATCACGCCGCATAA
- a CDS encoding ABC transporter permease, which translates to MDINQAGNLASSAVIAAIPLMYAGAGELVAEKSGVLNLGVEGMMLMGAVAGYAVTAITGNPWLGIVASVFAGLAMALLFGFLTITMLANQVATGLSLTIFGIGFSAYIGKPYTSAAVRASIDVMPIPGLANIPVLGPAIFSLTPLGYLAFIMFAVIGWFLYKTRAGLVLRSVGESPSVAHSVGFPVVGVRYGATLFGGAMAGIAGGYYSIVYLHVWQEQLTSGRGWIALALVVFATWRPGRLLIGALLFGAVMALQFYAQAIGVPVPTQFLAMLPYIATIVVLVLISRNANTIKLNAPASLGKPFFAAS; encoded by the coding sequence ATGGATATCAATCAAGCCGGCAACCTCGCTTCGAGCGCCGTGATCGCCGCGATCCCGCTGATGTACGCTGGCGCGGGCGAACTCGTCGCCGAAAAATCGGGCGTACTGAATCTCGGCGTCGAAGGGATGATGCTGATGGGCGCGGTCGCGGGCTACGCCGTCACCGCGATCACGGGCAATCCGTGGCTGGGCATCGTCGCGTCCGTGTTCGCCGGGCTCGCGATGGCGCTTCTGTTTGGCTTTCTCACCATCACGATGCTCGCCAATCAGGTTGCCACCGGCCTCTCGCTGACGATCTTCGGCATCGGCTTTTCGGCGTATATCGGCAAGCCGTACACGTCGGCGGCGGTGCGTGCGAGCATCGACGTCATGCCGATTCCCGGCCTCGCGAACATTCCCGTGCTCGGCCCCGCGATCTTCTCGCTCACGCCGCTCGGCTATCTCGCGTTCATCATGTTCGCGGTGATCGGCTGGTTCCTCTACAAGACGCGCGCGGGGCTCGTGCTGCGCTCGGTGGGCGAATCGCCGTCGGTGGCGCATTCGGTGGGTTTTCCGGTCGTCGGCGTGCGTTATGGCGCGACGCTCTTCGGCGGCGCGATGGCGGGCATCGCGGGCGGCTATTACTCGATCGTCTATCTGCACGTCTGGCAGGAACAACTGACGTCGGGGCGCGGCTGGATCGCGCTCGCGCTCGTCGTGTTCGCGACGTGGCGGCCGGGGCGCCTCCTGATCGGCGCGTTGCTGTTCGGCGCGGTGATGGCGCTGCAGTTCTACGCGCAGGCGATCGGCGTGCCCGTGCCGACGCAGTTCCTCGCGATGTTGCCGTATATCGCGACCATCGTCGTGCTGGTGCTCATTTCGCGTAACGCGAACACGATCAAGCTCAACGCGCCCGCATCGCTCGGCAAGCCGTTCTTCGCGGCGAGTTGA
- a CDS encoding BMP family ABC transporter substrate-binding protein — protein MNKPWLKAITATVALSATVAALSARAADAPGVAFVYLGNPGDAGWTFAHDAGSKEAEAKFGSKIKITRVENVPESADSERVFRDLANKGNKVIFATSFGYQDFALKVAKDFPDTIFLTATGFKKAKNFGTYDVRMYQGAYLAGVAAGYVTKTNTLGFVASVPIPEVVRNINAYTMGARSVNPKVHTKVIWINSWFDPGKEKQAAETLIGQGADVLLQNTDSNATLNTAAEKKVYAFGWDSNMKKFGPSAHLGSVVAHWGVYYNEVIPKVLDGTWKNDPVWLGIPQKAVDLEDLNNGVIPAKALQAVAAKRDELHTGKWDVFSGPIKDQSGAEKVPAGKTLTDPELQRINWYVEGVDGSLPK, from the coding sequence ATGAATAAACCATGGCTGAAGGCGATCACCGCGACGGTCGCACTGTCCGCCACCGTCGCCGCGCTGAGCGCGCGCGCGGCGGACGCGCCGGGCGTCGCGTTCGTCTATCTCGGCAATCCGGGCGATGCGGGCTGGACCTTCGCGCACGACGCCGGCAGCAAGGAAGCCGAAGCGAAGTTCGGCAGCAAGATCAAGATCACGCGCGTGGAGAACGTGCCGGAGTCCGCGGACTCGGAACGCGTGTTCCGCGATCTCGCGAACAAGGGCAACAAGGTCATCTTCGCGACGAGCTTCGGCTATCAGGATTTCGCGTTGAAGGTCGCGAAGGATTTTCCCGACACCATCTTCCTGACGGCGACCGGCTTCAAGAAAGCCAAGAACTTCGGCACCTATGACGTACGCATGTATCAGGGCGCGTATCTGGCCGGCGTCGCCGCGGGCTATGTGACGAAGACGAACACGCTCGGCTTCGTGGCGTCGGTGCCGATTCCGGAAGTCGTGCGCAACATCAACGCGTACACGATGGGCGCGCGCTCGGTGAATCCGAAGGTCCATACGAAGGTCATCTGGATCAATAGCTGGTTCGATCCGGGCAAGGAAAAGCAGGCGGCCGAAACGCTGATTGGCCAGGGCGCGGACGTGCTCCTGCAGAACACCGATTCCAACGCGACGCTCAACACCGCCGCCGAGAAGAAGGTTTATGCCTTCGGCTGGGACTCGAACATGAAGAAGTTCGGTCCGAGCGCGCATCTGGGCTCGGTGGTCGCGCACTGGGGCGTGTACTACAACGAGGTCATTCCCAAGGTCCTCGACGGCACGTGGAAGAACGATCCGGTATGGCTCGGCATTCCGCAAAAAGCCGTGGATCTCGAAGACCTGAACAACGGCGTGATTCCCGCGAAGGCGCTGCAGGCGGTCGCTGCGAAGCGCGACGAACTGCACACTGGCAAGTGGGATGTGTTCAGTGGTCCGATCAAGGATCAGTCTGGCGCCGAGAAGGTGCCGGCGGGCAAGACGCTCACGGATCCGGAATTGCAGCGGATCAACTGGTATGTCGAAGGCGTCGACGGGTCGTTGCCGAAGTAA
- a CDS encoding dodecin — MSEHVYKQIELTGSSPKSSDDAVHVALEKASKTLRNMHWFEVVETRGHIEDGKILHWQVTIKVGLRID; from the coding sequence ATGTCGGAACACGTCTACAAGCAGATCGAACTCACCGGCTCCTCGCCGAAGTCGAGCGACGATGCCGTGCACGTCGCGCTCGAGAAGGCATCGAAGACGCTGCGCAATATGCACTGGTTCGAAGTGGTGGAGACGCGCGGACACATCGAGGATGGCAAGATCCTGCACTGGCAGGTGACGATCAAGGTGGGACTGCGTATCGATTGA
- the mscL gene encoding large conductance mechanosensitive channel protein MscL yields MSMIEEFKNFALKGNVMDLAVGVIIGGAFSTIVNSIVKDLIMPVVGLATGGLDFSNLFVKLGQIPPTFKGNPDSYKDLQTAGVAVFGYGSFITVLINFIILAFIIFLMVKFINNLRKPAEAAPPATPEDVLLLREIRDELKKSPRV; encoded by the coding sequence ATGAGCATGATTGAGGAATTCAAGAACTTCGCCCTCAAGGGCAACGTCATGGACCTCGCGGTCGGTGTCATCATCGGCGGCGCCTTTTCGACGATCGTGAACTCCATCGTCAAGGATTTGATCATGCCGGTGGTCGGGCTCGCGACGGGCGGTCTCGATTTTTCGAATCTGTTCGTAAAACTCGGGCAGATACCGCCAACCTTCAAAGGCAATCCCGATTCCTACAAGGATTTGCAGACCGCGGGCGTGGCGGTGTTCGGCTACGGCTCGTTCATCACCGTGCTGATCAACTTCATCATCCTTGCGTTCATCATCTTTCTGATGGTCAAGTTCATCAACAATCTGCGCAAGCCGGCCGAAGCCGCACCCCCCGCGACCCCGGAAGACGTGCTGCTGCTGCGCGAGATTCGCGACGAACTCAAGAAGTCCCCGCGCGTCTAG
- a CDS encoding DUF2252 domain-containing protein translates to MSTRPDSASTNTQINGTAEESRAAGRALRDAVPFDAHGAWAPAPDRPDPVERVLAGNAGRQERLIPLRMQRMAESPFAFLRGSATVMAWDLAKSPSMGHNVIIDGDAHINNFGLFRTPRQDVVFDLNDFDETLVGPWEWDLKRLTASINVAARENGVDSAGRERAVRSACAAYRTTMARLWQVSPYDLWQMRSYASALHMDAPTPLDADEKATIEKTVERAMKRSHATMLAKVAEPAGKSYRFKVDPPILTKLDGAEKNHVIDGLKAYLQTIAGEWRMMLERYDVVDVAHRVVGVGSVGTRAYLVLMLGRALGDPLFMQVKEGIVPAAAPFVPALPEPYRHQGRRVVHGQRLMQNSSDALLGWTTISGRDFYVRQMKQIRGSIPVDWLHGATFDFYAWCLGLLLARAHARTGDAALIAGYCGNSDRLDAAFAMWAERYGAQTVADHAAFCAAITVGRVPAA, encoded by the coding sequence TTGTCCACCCGCCCCGATTCCGCCTCGACGAATACACAGATCAACGGCACGGCCGAAGAGAGCCGCGCCGCTGGCCGCGCGCTGCGCGACGCCGTTCCGTTCGACGCACACGGCGCGTGGGCGCCCGCGCCCGATCGCCCCGATCCCGTCGAACGCGTGCTCGCCGGCAACGCGGGCCGGCAGGAGCGGCTGATCCCGTTGCGCATGCAGCGCATGGCCGAGTCGCCGTTCGCGTTCCTGCGCGGCTCCGCGACCGTGATGGCGTGGGATCTGGCGAAGTCGCCGTCGATGGGGCACAACGTGATCATCGACGGCGACGCGCACATCAATAACTTTGGCCTGTTTCGCACGCCGCGCCAGGACGTCGTGTTCGACCTGAACGATTTCGACGAAACGCTGGTCGGCCCGTGGGAATGGGACCTCAAGCGCCTGACCGCGAGCATCAACGTCGCGGCGCGCGAAAACGGCGTCGACTCGGCCGGGCGCGAGCGCGCGGTGCGCTCGGCGTGCGCCGCGTATCGCACGACGATGGCCAGGCTGTGGCAAGTGAGCCCCTACGATCTGTGGCAGATGCGCTCCTACGCGAGCGCGCTGCACATGGACGCGCCGACCCCGCTCGACGCCGACGAAAAAGCGACCATCGAGAAAACGGTCGAGCGTGCGATGAAACGTTCGCACGCGACCATGCTCGCGAAAGTCGCGGAGCCGGCGGGCAAGAGCTATCGCTTCAAGGTCGATCCGCCGATTCTCACGAAGCTCGACGGCGCCGAGAAAAATCATGTGATCGATGGACTGAAGGCGTATCTGCAGACCATCGCGGGCGAGTGGCGCATGATGCTCGAGCGGTACGACGTCGTGGATGTCGCGCATCGCGTGGTCGGCGTGGGGAGCGTCGGCACGCGCGCGTATCTCGTGCTGATGCTCGGCCGCGCGCTCGGCGACCCGCTTTTCATGCAGGTGAAGGAAGGCATCGTGCCTGCCGCCGCGCCCTTCGTGCCGGCGCTGCCGGAGCCGTATCGGCATCAGGGACGGCGCGTCGTGCATGGGCAACGGCTGATGCAGAATTCATCGGACGCGCTGCTCGGCTGGACGACCATCTCCGGACGCGATTTCTACGTACGCCAGATGAAACAGATTCGCGGCTCGATTCCCGTCGACTGGCTGCATGGCGCCACCTTCGATTTCTACGCGTGGTGCCTCGGCCTGCTGCTCGCCCGCGCCCACGCGCGCACCGGCGACGCCGCGCTCATCGCGGGCTACTGCGGCAATTCGGACCGGCTCGACGCGGCCTTCGCGATGTGGGCCGAGCGCTACGGCGCGCAGACGGTCGCGGACCACGCCGCCTTCTGTGCCGCGATCACCGTGGGACGCGTGCCCGCCGCGTGA
- the glgX gene encoding glycogen debranching protein GlgX, with product MANELRIAEGSPFPLGATWDGNGVNFALFSANATKVELCLFDEKGEKETQRIELPEFTDEVWHVYVHGLAPGTVYGYRVHGPYEPEAGHRFNPNKLLLDPYAKAHVGTPNWDPALFGYTLDAEGEDLTFDERDSAPFMQKCQVVDQTFSWTHATRVRVPWEHTIFYETHVRGYTKLHPAIPEHMRGTFEGLGQKEVVEYIKSLGVTSVELLPIHTFVNDSYLLDKGLTNYWGYNTIGFFAADPRYFARGAGAIAEFKEMVDRLHEAGLEVILDVVYNHTAEGNERGPTLSFRGIDNASYYRLMPEESRYYINDTGTGNTLNLSHPRVLQMVTDSLRYWVTEMNVDGFRFDLATILGREPYGFDEGGGFLDSCRQDPILSSVKLIAEPWDCGPGGYQVGGFPPGWAEWNDRYRDTVREFWKGDEGVAPELGTRITASGDKFNKRGRRPWASVNFITAHDGFTLNDLVSYNEKHNEANGEDNNDGHSDNKSWNCGAEGPTDDPEIRALRERQKRNLLATLLFSQGTPMLLAGDEFGRTQKGNNNAYCQDDDISWVNWDIDDDGRALTEFVRKLTTLRHTLPVLRRQRFLTGEYNEDLQVADVRWLGTTGDELTQEQWDDPNMRCFGLVFDGRAQATGIRKPASDATLLLIVNAYHDVVDFTLPDIPGPDEWICLIDTNAPIREELPEFGSDDVYQVTGRSLLLFALQPRGATKRIFKRLEEALTDEVPPESEEKKAQG from the coding sequence ATGGCGAACGAACTCCGCATTGCTGAAGGCTCACCGTTTCCGCTCGGCGCGACCTGGGACGGAAACGGCGTCAATTTCGCGCTCTTTTCCGCGAACGCCACCAAAGTCGAGTTGTGTCTGTTCGACGAGAAAGGCGAAAAGGAAACGCAGCGCATCGAGCTGCCCGAATTCACCGATGAAGTCTGGCACGTCTACGTGCACGGGCTCGCACCCGGCACGGTCTACGGCTATCGCGTGCACGGTCCTTACGAGCCCGAAGCCGGACATCGCTTCAATCCGAACAAGCTGCTGCTCGACCCGTATGCGAAGGCGCACGTCGGCACGCCGAACTGGGACCCGGCCTTGTTCGGCTACACGCTCGACGCCGAGGGCGAAGATCTCACCTTCGACGAACGCGACAGCGCGCCCTTCATGCAGAAGTGCCAGGTCGTCGATCAGACTTTCAGCTGGACCCACGCGACGCGCGTGCGCGTGCCATGGGAGCACACGATCTTCTACGAAACGCACGTGCGCGGCTATACGAAGCTGCATCCGGCGATCCCCGAGCACATGCGCGGCACGTTCGAAGGGCTCGGGCAGAAGGAAGTCGTCGAGTACATCAAGAGCCTCGGCGTGACGTCGGTCGAACTGCTGCCGATCCACACCTTCGTCAACGACAGCTATCTGCTCGACAAGGGGCTCACGAACTACTGGGGCTACAACACGATCGGCTTTTTCGCCGCCGATCCGCGCTACTTCGCGCGCGGGGCGGGCGCCATCGCCGAATTCAAGGAGATGGTCGACCGGCTGCACGAGGCCGGCCTCGAAGTGATTCTCGACGTCGTCTACAACCACACCGCCGAAGGCAACGAGCGCGGGCCGACGCTGTCGTTTCGCGGCATCGACAACGCGTCGTACTATCGGCTGATGCCGGAAGAATCGCGCTATTACATCAACGATACCGGCACCGGTAATACGCTCAATCTCTCGCATCCGCGCGTGCTGCAGATGGTCACCGACAGCCTGCGCTACTGGGTGACGGAGATGAACGTCGACGGCTTCCGCTTCGATCTCGCGACGATTCTCGGCCGCGAGCCTTACGGCTTCGACGAAGGCGGCGGTTTTCTCGACAGTTGCCGGCAGGACCCGATTCTCTCGAGCGTGAAGCTCATCGCCGAGCCGTGGGATTGCGGGCCGGGCGGCTATCAGGTCGGCGGATTTCCGCCGGGCTGGGCGGAATGGAACGATCGCTATCGCGATACCGTGCGGGAGTTCTGGAAGGGCGACGAAGGCGTCGCGCCGGAACTCGGCACGCGCATCACCGCATCGGGCGACAAATTCAACAAGCGCGGACGCAGACCGTGGGCGAGCGTGAACTTCATCACCGCGCACGACGGCTTCACGCTCAACGATCTCGTCTCGTACAACGAAAAGCACAACGAGGCGAACGGCGAGGACAACAACGACGGTCACTCGGACAACAAGTCGTGGAACTGCGGCGCCGAAGGCCCGACCGACGACCCCGAGATCCGCGCGCTGCGCGAGCGCCAGAAGCGCAACCTGCTCGCCACGCTGCTGTTCTCGCAAGGCACGCCGATGCTGCTCGCGGGCGACGAGTTCGGCCGCACGCAGAAGGGCAACAACAACGCCTACTGCCAGGACGACGACATCAGCTGGGTCAACTGGGACATCGACGACGATGGCCGCGCGCTCACCGAGTTCGTGCGCAAGCTGACGACGCTGCGGCACACGCTGCCGGTGCTGCGGCGCCAGCGCTTCCTCACGGGCGAGTACAACGAGGACCTGCAGGTCGCCGATGTCCGATGGCTCGGCACGACCGGCGACGAACTCACGCAGGAGCAATGGGACGATCCGAACATGCGCTGCTTCGGCCTCGTCTTCGATGGCCGCGCGCAAGCGACGGGCATCCGCAAGCCCGCCTCGGACGCGACGCTGTTACTGATCGTGAACGCCTATCACGACGTGGTGGATTTCACGCTGCCCGACATTCCGGGTCCGGACGAATGGATCTGCCTGATCGACACGAATGCGCCGATTCGCGAGGAGTTGCCCGAGTTCGGCTCCGACGATGTGTATCAGGTCACGGGCCGCTCGCTGCTGCTGTTCGCGTTGCAGCCGCGCGGCGCGACGAAGCGTATTTTCAAGCGGCTGGAAGAGGCGCTCACGGACGAAGTGCCGCCCGAAAGCGAAGAGAAGAAAGCGCAGGGATGA